A region from the Lysobacter antibioticus genome encodes:
- a CDS encoding MAPEG family protein, whose product MSMTVAYWCLLIAALLPYAWAALAKGSGQRYDNRDPRAWQSRQDNPRSNAAYAAHLNAFEAFAPFAAGVLGAQMAGVDTGVIAGLSLAFIACRVLHGVFYMTRKASLRSLVWAIGLGCVIALLAQAALAAA is encoded by the coding sequence ATGTCCATGACCGTCGCCTATTGGTGCCTGCTGATCGCCGCGTTGTTGCCCTATGCCTGGGCCGCCCTCGCCAAGGGCAGCGGCCAGCGCTACGACAACCGCGATCCCCGCGCCTGGCAGAGCCGTCAGGACAATCCGCGCAGTAATGCCGCGTATGCCGCGCACCTCAACGCTTTCGAGGCGTTCGCACCGTTCGCGGCCGGCGTGCTCGGCGCGCAGATGGCCGGGGTCGACACCGGCGTCATCGCCGGTCTGTCGCTCGCCTTCATTGCCTGCCGCGTGTTGCACGGCGTGTTCTATATGACACGCAAGGCCAGCCTGCGCAGCCTGGTCTGGGCGATCGGGCTCGGCTGCGTGATCGCTCTGCTGGCGCAAGCCGCGTTGGCTGCGGCCTGA
- a CDS encoding 2OG-Fe dioxygenase family protein, with translation MNPAPSSEHQDFVDALRRDGFRFVAGEDMRTHLQRHGSLQDWAAFAASWNDLAPDTYLASVGRHRRRRHAVFRADRNGTIARLPHQPHYQSLNYNALQGDIERWFEPVRDDVANGATLATVLGFCRDFFGLLAPQVPGWHIELHQFRIEARSDEEGQPTPEGVHRDGVNYVLVLLIDRHNIVSGTTTIHTADGSLLGSFTLTAPLDAALVDDARVFHGVTAVTPQDPTREAHRDVLVVTFRAAGIAGAIADSND, from the coding sequence ATGAACCCCGCACCGAGTTCCGAGCACCAGGATTTCGTCGACGCCCTGCGTCGCGATGGCTTCCGTTTCGTCGCCGGCGAAGACATGCGCACGCATCTGCAGCGGCACGGCTCCTTGCAGGATTGGGCGGCCTTTGCCGCCAGTTGGAACGACCTGGCGCCGGACACTTACCTCGCCAGCGTCGGCCGCCATCGCCGCCGCCGCCATGCCGTGTTTCGCGCCGATCGCAACGGCACCATCGCGCGCCTGCCGCATCAACCGCACTATCAGAGCCTGAATTACAACGCCTTGCAGGGCGACATCGAGCGCTGGTTCGAGCCGGTTCGCGACGACGTCGCCAACGGCGCCACCTTGGCGACCGTGCTCGGCTTCTGCCGCGATTTCTTCGGCCTGCTGGCGCCGCAGGTGCCGGGTTGGCACATCGAACTGCACCAGTTCCGCATCGAGGCCCGCAGCGACGAAGAAGGCCAGCCCACGCCCGAAGGCGTGCATCGCGACGGCGTGAACTACGTGCTGGTACTGCTGATCGACCGCCACAACATCGTCAGCGGCACGACCACCATCCACACCGCCGACGGCAGCCTGCTCGGCAGCTTCACCCTGACCGCGCCGCTCGACGCGGCGCTGGTCGACGACGCCCGCGTCTTCCACGGCGTGACCGCCGTAACCCCGCAAGACCCGACCCGCGAAGCGCACCGGGATGTGCTGGTGGTGACGTTCCGGGCGGCCGGCATAGCCGGCGCGATCGCGGACTCGAACGATTGA